A region of Fusobacterium sp. FSA-380-WT-3A DNA encodes the following proteins:
- a CDS encoding ABC-F family ATP-binding cassette domain-containing protein, whose amino-acid sequence MISTSNLSMRFPDKKLFEDVNIKFTPGNCYGLIGANGAGKSTFVKILSGVITPTEGEVILDKNKRMAVLSQNHFAFEDSKVLDVVLMGHKRLWDIIVEKNEIYAKEDFTEEDGMRAADLEGEFAELNGWDAESEAATLLTGLGIKANLHEAFMRDLEEPLKVKVLLAQALFGHPDVLLLDEPTNGLDIKAVAWLENFLMDLDDTTVIVVSHDRHFLNKVCTHIADIDYGKIKMFVGNYDFWYESSQLMLSLIANKNKKLEQKRQELQEFIARFSANAAKSKQATSRKKQLEKLQLEDMQVSNRKYPFIEFKPDREAGNNMLKVENISKSINGVEIFKDLSFTINTGDKVVIISDNDILKTTLLSVLAGDLEPDTGSVTWGVTVTHAYMPKDNSKFFDGVDLDLVEWLRPYSPDQHDAFVRGFLGRMLFTGEESLKKAKVLSGGEKVRCMLSRMMMSGANALLFDNPTDHLDLESITSLNKALIKFPGTIVFAGHDHEFIQTVANRIIEILPDGTIVDKLMSYDDYIQMKIEQED is encoded by the coding sequence ACACCAGGAAACTGTTACGGATTAATTGGAGCTAATGGAGCTGGAAAATCTACTTTTGTTAAAATACTTTCTGGAGTTATCACTCCAACTGAAGGGGAAGTTATATTAGATAAAAACAAAAGAATGGCTGTTTTATCACAAAATCACTTTGCTTTTGAAGACTCAAAAGTTTTAGATGTTGTTCTTATGGGACATAAAAGACTTTGGGATATTATAGTTGAAAAAAATGAAATCTATGCTAAAGAAGATTTTACAGAAGAAGATGGAATGAGGGCTGCTGATTTAGAGGGAGAATTTGCTGAACTTAATGGTTGGGATGCTGAATCTGAGGCTGCTACATTACTTACAGGACTTGGAATAAAAGCTAATCTTCACGAAGCTTTTATGAGAGATTTAGAGGAACCTTTAAAAGTTAAAGTTTTACTTGCACAAGCATTATTTGGTCATCCAGATGTACTTCTTTTAGACGAGCCTACAAACGGACTTGATATAAAAGCTGTTGCTTGGTTAGAAAATTTCTTAATGGATTTAGATGATACTACTGTTATTGTTGTTTCTCATGATAGACATTTCTTAAACAAAGTTTGTACACATATAGCTGATATAGACTATGGAAAAATTAAAATGTTTGTTGGAAACTATGATTTCTGGTATGAGTCAAGCCAACTTATGTTAAGTTTAATAGCTAATAAAAATAAAAAATTGGAACAAAAAAGACAAGAATTACAAGAATTTATAGCTAGATTCTCAGCTAATGCTGCTAAATCTAAACAAGCTACATCTAGAAAGAAACAATTAGAAAAATTGCAACTTGAAGATATGCAGGTTTCAAATAGAAAATATCCATTTATTGAATTTAAACCTGATAGAGAAGCTGGAAACAATATGTTAAAAGTTGAAAATATTTCTAAATCTATAAATGGTGTTGAAATTTTCAAAGATTTATCTTTCACTATCAATACAGGAGATAAAGTAGTTATTATATCTGATAATGATATTTTAAAAACAACTTTACTTTCTGTTTTAGCTGGAGATTTAGAACCAGATACAGGAAGTGTTACTTGGGGAGTTACTGTAACTCATGCTTATATGCCTAAAGATAACTCTAAATTCTTTGATGGTGTTGATTTAGACCTTGTTGAATGGTTAAGACCTTATTCTCCTGACCAACATGACGCTTTTGTTAGAGGATTTTTAGGAAGAATGTTATTTACTGGTGAAGAATCTCTTAAAAAAGCCAAAGTTTTATCAGGAGGAGAAAAAGTTAGATGTATGTTATCAAGAATGATGATGTCAGGAGCTAATGCATTACTATTTGATAACCCTACTGACCACTTAGACCTTGAGTCAATTACATCTTTAAACAAAGCTCTTATAAAATTCCCTGGAACAATTGTATTTGCTGGACATGACCATGAGTTTATCCAAACAGTTGCAAATAGAATTATAGAAATATTACCAGATGGAACTATAGTTGATAAATTAATGTCTTATGACGACTATATCCAAATGAAGATAGAACAAGAAGATTAA